The sequence below is a genomic window from Oreochromis aureus strain Israel breed Guangdong linkage group 12, ZZ_aureus, whole genome shotgun sequence.
TGCATATAGAATAAGCGAGTGAGAGCAGAAAATACACCAGTGATAATTAGGACTGTGTAACCTGTGCAGTgattaatttgtgtgtgtgtgtgtgtgtgtgtgtgtgtgtgtgtgtgatactgAATGCTTGATAAAGTTTTGATAAGTTAAGTTTCTGTTTTCCACCAGGCTCACGCCAACATAGTGAGAGAGGTAGATGTAGAGAAGATCAACAAGTTTGAGAATCCCTACGTCGATGCAATCAAGAGCTTATGGAATGACCCGGGCATCCAGGAGTGTTACGATCGAAGGCGGGAATACCAGCTCTCGGACTCTACTAAATAGTGAGTACAGCCGACAGCCGTTCAGGAAACAGGCGTCAAACTGTTCAACAGATTTCTAATAGATCTCAGGAAAGAGATTTCTAGTGTCTGTGAGGTGCTGGATTGTTTTTACTGCCTGCCTCCTCAGTTACCTGAACTCACTGGATCGGATCGCTGAGACAGCCTACCTTCCCACCCAGCAGGATGTGTTGAGGGTTCGAGTTCCAACCACAGGCATTATTGAATACCCATTTGACCTGCAGAGTGTCATATTCAGGTGAGATCGAATTgttatttaaaaagtgaaaatgcaGTGCTGTGTCATTATGTATAACAAAAGCACAACCACTGTTCACTGAAATGGTGTTGTATGACATTGTTATAATATCTTAATAACTTGGTGGAGCTATCAGCTGACCTCaggaaaaggaaatgaaagtAAACAGTGTTTTCGAGATACGCTCTCACTGCAGTGAGAATACATGAGTGCACTCACTCTGTGAGAGTTTTAAGACACTCAAGTAACCTGTGGACTCTGCTTCTGCCTTTAGAAAGAGGTGCACCTCATCTGATGGTTATACTTACAAGTAAGACTGGGGATTAATATTTTATATGCAAGGAGTTTGATAAgcttataaaatatttaaaaagaatattGTGCTTTGTTAATGCAGGTATTAAACTATACTCGATACGTAATGGACTCGCAGGTTCGCCTTCTAAGTTTATCAGATGTTTTCCTGACAAAGTTCCCTTTAATTTTATGTTAATAATCTGATTGAAATCCACTGAATATCTGATTCAGAAGTGGTCAATGGCAAATTGACCACTTAAGTCAAAAGGacaaccacacagacacttcctGTGCTTACAGTGACGTTGTTCTCTCTCCTGCCATGACAGGATGGTGGATGtaggaggtcagaggtcagagaggAGGAAGTGGATCCACTGCTTTGAGAACGTCACATCAATCATGTTCCTGGTAGCGCTCAGCGAGTACGACCAAGTTTTGGTGGAGTCGGATAACGAGGTGATttgtccttttatttatttattttagaaagACCAAGAGAAATTTCACCAAACTACTGAGAGATTAAATGGTTTAAAGGATGCTCTCAATAAATTCCCATTTGAAAATCCTTATTTCATGTGACATAAGAGATTAGTTGTTTGTAAAGATAAAAGCTTTCCCTATTTAAAACAATGGAAATCAGGTTCTCGGGCTGCTCGGTGGTGCTCCAGCTCTTTTTCCCTTGTAAATGATCAGCCAGCTGTTTTGAATGCTGCCTAAGGCCACGTCTCCTTCTTAAGAAGAATCGAtgtgtcaggttttttttttaaagtgtattaATGAGCAGGTGTGCGTTCATATGTGTGTTgtctgttgctgttttttttttcttgcactcatctgttttcctccttttttttttttcaagcctGCATATTGTGAAAGTAGAAGACTGACCAGCTTCACAACCTTTATATTCCAATAGCATTACATAGtttttattatataatataaaagAAGGCATTCTGCTTTGTGCTTTTgataaacagcagcactgagaggTGTAAGACTCGCTATGAGAAGGGTTGTTTGAAATCGAGTGCGAGggagaaattaaaaacatgattgcCCTACTCTCTCATCCTTACTGCTCTCCCTCTGGTGCCGTGAAACGGTTATTAAAATCTGCACTTAATCAGGTTGAAGGACTGGTTTTTAATTAAGTGACTAACTATCTCTTTATTTCCGTCcttctgcccccccccccctcacatatactctGTGTAGAACCGGATGGAGGAGAGTAAAGCTCTGTTTAGGACAATAATCACATACCCCTGGTTCCAAAACTCCTCAGTCATTCTGTTCCTCAACAAGAAGGACCTGTTGGAGGAGAAGATTATGTACTCTCATCTGGTTGACTACTTCCCAGAGTATGATGGTGAGTGTTGAATCATTTAAGAGTGCTCGTACCAAAACGCTGACAGAGCTTACGTGAAGCTCCAAAATCAAGACTGTTGAGGTGTTTTTGAGTAAAGACGTCATGTTTTGTTTAACTCTTAAATTCACAGATCACCTGCTGCGCCATTATTTTTGTTAGGCTTCAGTCACGCAGCAACTTCCAGTCAGGATGGAAAGATGTGAAGTCCCCGACTGGATGGTGAGAAGTGGCAGAGGTAGCTAGGTGAAATAAATCACAGAGGGGCCTTGTTGATTGCGATGTGATGTTCGTAGCTGCCTGTAGATGTAGAAACACTTGCAGAGCGGTCGTAAAACCTGGAAAAAAGTGTGATTCAAACTGGGAATAGAGGCTGTTAGTCTCCAAAGTAAAAGTGCCTCATCACTGCAACCAACTTGCTTTcagacttttactttgaaggcaaacagTCTTCATTTCCTGTCTGCGCTGTCCTCACAGTTTCGGTATCACTCAGCAAGTAGATGCCAAGCTTTTGCAGATGAGTCGGCGTCCTCTATGGAAACTACGGACGGCCATGGAAACCtgcaaagcaatcacaaggttTTCGGTATAACATCTACACCTCATTACGACCGTTTTCACCTAGCCACTGCTAGTAACTGCTCACCACCCAGTGACCGGTGGTTGTCAAGGGGGGTCATTGACAGCTTTCCATCCCAGTTTGACTGGGGGTCCATTGGAACTAGTTCGTAGAGCTGACGGGTTAACCATGGCAGGAAATTTCTGCTTACAGTATAATATCTGATACACAGCTTTTATTGTATCAGAGTAATCTCTgctattttcttcattttttttaaattacacataTTTGATTTGAGGAAATAATTgcagaaaaaatatttcaaactcgATATCAAATGATGCAGATTTCAAGTGCTTTAAAGTGGCCCTTTTGTGCTAATTTACAAGATCATAATTTTATTTCTGGAGTGCACTAGAACAGATTTAATATGTAATTCTTGTCATGCTCCACATTAGTTCCTGTCTATTTAAAGGCCAGCTATGATTGGTCACTTTGAATGGCAAAAGCATTGAGTATTTTTCACGTACCGCATCATTGGTGCTATTTCTAACTCTGTATCTGAAAGATCGTTCTCACTGTAAATGTAACTTTGAGCACAAACATTTGTAAATGGGTTTTTTAACAGATTACAACGTCTTGGATAAAATATAAGAATTCAAGCAGTGCAGAGAGGTGATGGAAAAATGTCTTCAACATAACAGCTTGTTTACATTAGCCATGCATAATTTGACAGCATTACAGCGAACAGTGTACTACACTACCACATTTGCCATGCACTATGCACCATTGTATCGGTATTTTACTGTTGTGGGGACATGATAAAAGTACATAAAGAAAGTGTTACAGCATTCAAGGCTCATAGCTTTGGTATTTTAAAGTGTACAGCtttagaaagaaaaggaaataatGTTAGACTGAAGCTTAACTGGTTGCCCCATGATATTCTCTTTCTTATGTATATCTGTTAGTTTTGAGTGAGCCAAAACTAACAGCTGGGTATCCATAGCAACATAATTAAGCCACAGAAGAGAGGTGTTGATTATAAGTGAAGCATttcatgcaaacatttcttCTGGGAAAACTTAATTGTATTTGCTGTGAATTTTGGCCTTAGTAGTTTTTTGCATCAGAAACTTACTTATAAGATAAGTCATTTGTGCTCCTGCCTCCAACATCACTCGTATACATGTAgagctttaaaaaatgtgtacCAATTAACATATAATGTGAAATGTGCACAGGTAGAGATTTGAGGGCACGTCGCTATACTGCAGTGAGTAAAGTTTTCTAAGTACTACCTGAAGCTTCACAATGTTTTTAGCTTGAGCTCTAGGGCAAATAAAAATCTGGGGCTGGCAGACCTGAGATACAGTCGTGGTGCATAAATTGGAATGATCCGACAAGTATGGTAGgaaaaaaccatgaaaaaaacaaaacatggaggATCTCCACGCTGATATTGTGGTAATTTATAGCTGTGCATGTATACTGATCCACGATATTCCCCTATGCAGGTCCGCAGAGGGATGCCCAAGCAGGGCGAGAGTTTATCCTCAAGATGTTTGTGGACCTGAACCCAGACAGCGACAAGATCATCTACTCTCACTTCACCTGTGCCACTGACACAGAGAACATCCGTTTCGTCTTTGCAGCCGTCAAAGACACCATCCTGCAGCTCAACCTAAAGGAGTACAACCTGGTGTAGAGCAGGGCAGAGCAGGGTGTTCCGACTGCGGGCCCTCAGCACACACTGACTGACGCAATCTGTGAAAAGATAgatcatatacacacacacacacatttaaaaaaaaatctaatggtTGCATAATACTAATTTATTTGCTGTCTGCTGATCTCTTGACTCCTCGAGGGGTGAGCAAAGTAAATGTTATCTTGCTATTTAAGAAGTGATGAAAAAGCGGGGACAGGATATTCGCGAGGGTTGGGTGGAAGGCGCTCAAATGAATGCAGTGTGTTTCTGTCCCTCCTGCctttttataaaaaaagaagaagaaaaaagaagtttgaattcctttttttaaccttcTTCCTTACCTGTTGTTTCATTCTGAAGCTTCATCACGGGCGTTTACCTGTTTGCCCAGCAGGGAGTGATGTGTTAGAtggcttc
It includes:
- the LOC116311874 gene encoding guanine nucleotide-binding protein G(q) subunit alpha, with the protein product MTLESIMACCLSEEAKEARRINDEIERQLRRDKRDARRELKLLLLGTGESGKSTFIKQMRIIHGTGYSDEDKRGFTKLVYQNIFTSMQAMIRAMETLKIPYKYEHNKAHANIVREVDVEKINKFENPYVDAIKSLWNDPGIQECYDRRREYQLSDSTKYYLNSLDRIAETAYLPTQQDVLRVRVPTTGIIEYPFDLQSVIFRMVDVGGQRSERRKWIHCFENVTSIMFLVALSEYDQVLVESDNENRMEESKALFRTIITYPWFQNSSVILFLNKKDLLEEKIMYSHLVDYFPEYDGPQRDAQAGREFILKMFVDLNPDSDKIIYSHFTCATDTENIRFVFAAVKDTILQLNLKEYNLV